One Brevibacillus choshinensis genomic window carries:
- a CDS encoding Ger(x)C family spore germination C-terminal domain-containing protein has protein sequence MAEDGLENHPSIEKLREKEIQMNKTIQSKTEKLIKNMQEKYQTDIFGFGEELRRHQYAYWKTHQKDWDKLFKDAEVHVKVETFIRRIGQFK, from the coding sequence TTGGCTGAGGATGGGCTGGAAAACCACCCTTCCATCGAGAAACTCAGGGAGAAAGAGATTCAAATGAACAAGACGATCCAATCAAAAACCGAAAAGCTGATCAAGAACATGCAGGAAAAGTACCAAACCGACATCTTCGGTTTTGGCGAAGAGCTCCGCCGGCATCAGTATGCCTATTGGAAAACCCATCAAAAAGACTGGGACAAACTCTTCAAGGATGCAGAGGTCCACGTGAAGGTGGAAACCTTCATCAGACGAATCGGCCAGTTCAAATAA
- a CDS encoding spore germination protein, whose translation MNWGEEITARLGDSSDYLSSQIQIGSESFTLCFLESLIASHYIQDELIEKLRMFQSEMPFSSIPTLEQAIDEILQGNVIICRESDQSAYIGIGKGMEERSIQESENESTLRGPRDGFVESLQTNLSLVRRRYPDPELKVAIQSVGRRSNTKVGLLFINGIVNPTVLDEVKTRLSTVDIDQVLDSGIIEQWIEDSWYSPFPQVQYTERPANVLAALAEGRIAIMVDGSPNVLIVPVTFSMLFQAPDDYYERWIISSSIRMIRVIGATIALILPSLYIALISYHPGMIPTQLALSISATRAEVPFPALLEAVFMEATLEMLREAGLRLPKVMGQTIGIVGGLVIGQSAVEAGIVSPVLVIVVAITAISSFLVPAYNGAIALRLLRFPLMFLSGSLGLFGLILGLMAILAHLVSLKSFGINYFAPITPYRFRDWKDLLVRAPLVYLKERPEILHPLDQKRMNTQKRKKGW comes from the coding sequence ATGAATTGGGGCGAGGAAATAACGGCACGATTAGGCGACAGCTCCGACTATCTAAGCAGTCAAATCCAAATCGGGAGTGAATCCTTTACCCTCTGTTTTTTGGAAAGCCTCATCGCTTCGCATTACATTCAGGATGAGCTGATTGAAAAGCTTCGCATGTTCCAAAGTGAAATGCCGTTCTCGTCCATTCCGACGTTGGAGCAGGCGATCGATGAAATTCTCCAAGGGAACGTGATCATCTGCAGGGAGTCCGATCAGTCGGCCTATATCGGGATCGGGAAAGGCATGGAGGAAAGAAGCATCCAGGAATCTGAGAATGAGAGCACTCTGCGCGGACCGCGGGACGGCTTTGTCGAATCGCTGCAGACGAACCTTTCCTTGGTCCGGCGAAGATATCCGGACCCTGAATTGAAAGTTGCCATTCAATCTGTGGGTAGACGCAGCAATACGAAGGTGGGCTTGCTCTTCATCAACGGAATTGTCAATCCGACCGTACTCGATGAGGTCAAAACGCGTCTGTCCACTGTCGATATCGATCAAGTCCTGGATAGCGGAATCATTGAGCAGTGGATTGAAGACAGCTGGTACTCCCCTTTTCCTCAAGTCCAATACACCGAGCGCCCTGCTAATGTGCTGGCAGCTTTGGCAGAAGGACGCATTGCCATCATGGTGGATGGCAGCCCCAATGTTTTGATCGTCCCTGTCACTTTTTCCATGCTGTTTCAAGCTCCCGATGATTATTATGAGCGCTGGATCATTAGTTCCTCTATTCGGATGATCCGCGTGATCGGTGCGACGATCGCTTTGATATTGCCATCTCTCTACATTGCCCTCATCTCTTATCATCCCGGAATGATCCCCACCCAGTTGGCGTTGAGCATTTCTGCAACAAGGGCGGAGGTCCCTTTCCCCGCCTTGCTGGAGGCTGTCTTTATGGAGGCCACGCTGGAGATGCTGCGTGAAGCCGGTTTGCGCCTGCCCAAAGTCATGGGGCAAACCATCGGCATCGTCGGAGGACTCGTGATTGGGCAATCTGCTGTGGAGGCCGGAATCGTCAGTCCGGTCCTCGTCATTGTCGTGGCGATTACCGCCATCTCGTCTTTTTTGGTACCTGCCTATAACGGAGCCATCGCCTTGCGCCTGCTCCGCTTTCCATTGATGTTCTTATCGGGAAGCCTTGGCCTCTTTGGACTGATTTTGGGGCTCATGGCCATCTTGGCGCACCTGGTCTCCCTCAAATCGTTTGGAATCAACTATTTTGCTCCAATCACTCCTTATCGTTTCAGGGACTGGAAGGATTTACTGGTACGTGCGCCGCTCGTTTATCTAAAGGAACGGCCTGAGATTCTCCATCCATTGGATCAAAAACGGATGAACACCCAAAAACGCAAGAAAGGGTGGTAA
- a CDS encoding GerAB/ArcD/ProY family transporter gives MIKDRLTTSQITVQLLAAMVGVGVLNLPESVGSKAGVDSWIVLFAAGFLAMVAVSIMAYLGNRFPGQSIIHYAPLLIGRFFGTIVLVAFLVYFLVFVGTVVRISADVTKLFLLDLTPLEVIIIGMLSVSTYLVLHGINAIARFNEFIQPLTLFLLMLVLTQTIRDTDLGRILPVLGDGIQPLFRAFPTTFFAFMGFEILLFIQPFMEQPRSAQRASLIAVGTTMLLYVIVTILSIAVLGKTEVTLVEYPTLAIIKNIEVPGAFIERLDSIMMMVWIPFAVTTIVMFHYCASLIASQLFGLQEHRVIALLFIPVVFLIAVLPRNILEVDRWSQLASWLGVFLIGIVPIWLVLVYKWKKRRQRV, from the coding sequence GTGATTAAGGATCGATTGACTACTTCGCAGATTACGGTGCAGCTGCTTGCTGCCATGGTCGGGGTAGGTGTCTTGAACCTGCCCGAATCGGTAGGCTCGAAAGCGGGTGTCGACAGCTGGATCGTGCTCTTCGCAGCCGGTTTCCTTGCCATGGTCGCTGTGTCCATCATGGCCTACCTGGGGAACCGCTTCCCCGGGCAAAGCATTATTCACTATGCACCCCTGTTGATCGGGCGTTTTTTTGGAACCATCGTCCTCGTGGCATTTCTGGTCTATTTTCTGGTGTTTGTCGGTACAGTCGTGCGCATCTCGGCAGATGTCACCAAGCTTTTCCTGCTGGATTTGACTCCCCTCGAAGTCATCATCATCGGCATGCTCAGCGTCAGCACCTATCTCGTGCTGCACGGGATCAATGCCATTGCCCGGTTCAATGAATTCATCCAACCGCTCACCCTTTTTTTGCTCATGCTGGTGTTGACGCAAACCATACGGGATACGGATCTGGGACGAATCCTCCCCGTTCTCGGCGATGGCATTCAGCCCCTCTTCCGCGCCTTCCCTACGACGTTTTTTGCCTTCATGGGATTTGAGATTCTGCTGTTCATCCAACCCTTCATGGAGCAGCCCCGTTCCGCTCAGCGTGCGTCTCTGATCGCTGTAGGAACTACCATGCTTTTGTACGTCATCGTCACGATTTTGAGCATCGCTGTTCTGGGGAAGACGGAAGTCACGCTGGTCGAATACCCGACTCTGGCCATTATCAAAAACATCGAGGTTCCCGGCGCTTTTATCGAACGTCTGGACTCCATCATGATGATGGTCTGGATTCCTTTTGCCGTCACCACCATCGTCATGTTCCACTATTGCGCCAGCCTCATAGCGTCCCAGCTGTTCGGGCTGCAGGAGCACCGTGTCATTGCGCTCCTATTCATTCCCGTCGTGTTTCTGATCGCTGTCTTACCCCGCAACATTCTGGAGGTTGACAGATGGAGCCAATTGGCGAGCTGGCTGGGCGTCTTTCTGATCGGCATCGTTCCGATCTGGCTCGTGCTCGTCTACAAATGGAAAAAGAGGAGGCAGCGCGTGTGA
- a CDS encoding NAD(P)-binding domain-containing protein has product MKQEQWGIAGTGNLGGAILTQLGKGNRYIRYYHRDAVKAEAIGNEYPGHQSIAKEELDSLDFLILALPADQIVPFMQDLRDSGLALEEVTMINMATVLNTVDLMNRFPQLQWLGMKFMGHSADLRERGNGLFVTERSEILEQKQEKAIRFFEQLGQVMIDRETVVEQVNVLATRVAVKAALDLERAISEGGYRQEYAMRALVSIAPEVMRSYVAGTMGHFARKIVEQLKNSE; this is encoded by the coding sequence GTGAAGCAGGAGCAATGGGGGATCGCTGGAACGGGAAACTTGGGAGGAGCCATTTTGACACAGCTGGGGAAAGGGAATCGGTATATCCGTTATTACCATCGAGACGCAGTCAAAGCCGAGGCGATTGGAAACGAGTATCCGGGCCATCAGAGCATCGCGAAGGAGGAGCTGGACAGCCTGGATTTCCTGATCCTCGCGCTGCCCGCTGATCAAATCGTGCCGTTTATGCAGGATTTGCGTGACTCGGGTCTGGCGCTTGAGGAGGTGACCATGATCAACATGGCAACCGTGCTGAATACGGTCGATTTGATGAACCGCTTCCCGCAGCTCCAATGGCTGGGGATGAAATTCATGGGGCATTCCGCCGATTTGCGGGAACGCGGCAACGGACTGTTCGTCACCGAGCGAAGCGAGATACTCGAGCAAAAGCAAGAGAAAGCCATCCGTTTTTTCGAACAGCTCGGCCAAGTGATGATAGATAGGGAGACCGTAGTCGAGCAAGTGAATGTCCTGGCTACTCGTGTGGCGGTAAAAGCGGCGCTGGATCTGGAACGGGCAATCAGCGAAGGGGGATACCGGCAGGAGTACGCCATGCGCGCACTGGTCTCCATCGCACCGGAAGTCATGCGTTCATACGTGGCAGGGACGATGGGGCATTTTGCCCGCAAGATTGTGGAACAACTGAAAAACAGCGAATAA
- a CDS encoding CLC_0170 family protein, which yields MGFSLVIGYMESLTSYYLALLLFVTGLILRFRYYIAYQNRQLTRDAAVAKGGSYTLLSLAAVVLIAHYMLI from the coding sequence ATGGGCTTCTCTCTGGTCATTGGCTATATGGAGTCACTGACTTCGTATTATCTGGCATTGCTCCTGTTTGTCACCGGGCTGATCCTGCGTTTTCGTTACTATATCGCCTACCAAAATCGCCAGCTGACGCGTGATGCCGCGGTTGCAAAAGGCGGAAGCTACACGTTGCTGTCTCTCGCTGCCGTTGTTTTGATTGCCCATTACATGCTTATTTGA
- a CDS encoding Ger(x)C family spore germination protein: MKRLVLPRLFFVLLLPSLLTGCWDRVEIQDRLFVMAVAIDKNKAANGERSYYEFTTQFTEARALSGKVSNPNISPVWNASTTGPSIFECIRLMATRVARQPYYEHLQIIIIGEELAKEGINHPLDLFYRDHESRRKIKLVIAKGSAKDALYIKPKLMPVSGQYISKLTEEGESKTARLPNHDSIGQFSTNFHDGSNSVLPRITPHGDEVKMAGGAIMKGEKLIGWLTDQQVKALRWINGTFSSGDEVILQNLEGEVPDLRPWR; encoded by the coding sequence GTGAAGCGTCTTGTCCTCCCCCGCCTATTTTTCGTTTTGCTGCTGCCCTCACTCTTGACGGGCTGCTGGGATCGGGTCGAGATCCAGGACCGCCTCTTTGTCATGGCCGTAGCGATCGATAAAAACAAAGCGGCGAATGGGGAAAGGTCGTACTACGAATTTACGACACAGTTCACGGAGGCGCGTGCTTTGTCTGGAAAGGTGAGCAACCCGAACATATCCCCTGTCTGGAACGCCTCGACTACAGGGCCGTCCATTTTTGAGTGCATCCGTCTCATGGCGACAAGAGTGGCCAGACAGCCCTATTACGAGCATCTCCAGATCATCATCATCGGGGAGGAGCTCGCCAAGGAAGGCATCAACCATCCTCTCGACCTGTTTTACCGCGACCATGAGTCCCGGCGAAAAATCAAGCTCGTAATCGCCAAAGGCTCTGCAAAAGATGCGCTGTACATCAAGCCAAAACTGATGCCTGTATCTGGCCAATACATAAGCAAGCTGACGGAAGAGGGCGAGTCCAAGACTGCTCGCTTGCCCAATCACGATTCCATCGGTCAATTTTCCACCAACTTCCACGATGGCAGCAACAGCGTTTTGCCTAGGATCACCCCCCATGGTGATGAAGTGAAAATGGCGGGCGGAGCCATCATGAAAGGGGAAAAGCTGATCGGTTGGCTCACGGATCAGCAAGTGAAGGCTCTCCGGTGGATCAACGGTACGTTTTCTTCCGGAGATGAAGTCATTTTGCAAAATCTCGAGGGGGAAGTCCCGGATTTACGACCATGGAGGTAA
- a CDS encoding PLP-dependent aminotransferase family protein, with amino-acid sequence MEWQPDKQGDTPVYQQIAQWLEGQIVQGDLPPGTSLPAERVLAKRFGVNRGTVSAAYEELRAAGLLQSMQGSGTWVSRHLWGVQRVPNWHKYTNGGAFLPAYPLVKRIQEACFDTSIINLAKAELATPLIPSLDPQELLRLQQTPQFELGYTHPKGDMGLREVLSRHLRKQYGIPASPEEILVTSGAQQALHLISLCLLSPGDAVAMEGPSYSYSLPLFTSAGLRLYRLSMDAEGIIPEGIRQLHQEHKLRMVFANPTYHNPTGLVTSERRRKQILDTCMELRIPLVEDDAYGALSMKESKRPPQPIKAFDKSGTVLYVNSVSKTIAPGLRIGWLVGPRSVVERLADAKQQMDFGTSTVSQQLARSFLEHGRWEAQIERLSSYLYEQRNATLDALQSHLADLVEWNVPEGSYHVWGRLYEPREERVLLDAAIREGVVFTPGSVYGAEAGWLRLTYSWEQPASIHEGMRRLQKAILAGT; translated from the coding sequence ATGGAGTGGCAGCCTGACAAGCAAGGAGACACACCTGTTTATCAGCAGATTGCACAGTGGCTGGAAGGTCAAATCGTTCAGGGAGATTTGCCGCCGGGCACATCACTGCCTGCCGAGAGAGTGTTGGCCAAGCGCTTCGGGGTCAATAGAGGGACGGTATCAGCCGCCTACGAAGAGCTGCGGGCAGCAGGGCTATTGCAGTCGATGCAAGGGAGCGGGACATGGGTCAGCCGGCATTTGTGGGGAGTGCAGCGGGTTCCCAATTGGCATAAATACACGAATGGGGGAGCCTTTCTTCCCGCCTATCCGCTGGTCAAACGCATTCAGGAGGCATGCTTTGATACGTCGATCATCAATCTGGCAAAGGCAGAGCTGGCGACGCCATTGATTCCTTCCCTCGATCCGCAGGAATTGCTGCGATTGCAGCAAACACCGCAGTTTGAGCTTGGCTATACGCATCCCAAAGGAGACATGGGGCTTCGCGAAGTATTATCCCGGCATTTGCGCAAACAATACGGAATCCCGGCTTCTCCAGAGGAGATTCTCGTGACTTCGGGCGCACAGCAGGCGCTGCATTTGATTTCCCTCTGCCTGCTGAGCCCGGGAGACGCCGTTGCGATGGAGGGCCCCTCGTACTCGTACTCGTTGCCCTTGTTCACTTCGGCGGGACTTCGCTTGTACAGGCTATCCATGGATGCGGAAGGAATCATACCCGAGGGAATCCGCCAGCTGCATCAGGAGCACAAGCTGCGCATGGTATTTGCCAATCCGACCTACCACAATCCGACTGGGCTGGTCACGAGCGAGCGACGCAGGAAACAGATTCTCGATACTTGCATGGAGCTGCGAATTCCGTTGGTGGAAGACGACGCGTACGGTGCTCTTTCCATGAAAGAAAGCAAGCGGCCGCCCCAACCGATCAAAGCCTTCGACAAGAGCGGTACGGTTCTGTACGTAAACAGCGTATCCAAGACGATCGCACCGGGTCTGCGCATCGGCTGGCTGGTCGGTCCGCGTTCGGTCGTCGAGAGGCTTGCAGACGCCAAGCAGCAGATGGACTTTGGCACGAGTACGGTCTCCCAGCAGCTGGCCAGATCGTTTTTGGAGCATGGCAGGTGGGAAGCGCAGATCGAGCGATTGTCGTCGTATCTGTACGAACAGCGAAACGCCACGCTGGATGCCTTGCAGTCTCATCTGGCAGACCTGGTAGAGTGGAATGTTCCGGAGGGCAGCTACCATGTGTGGGGCCGTCTGTACGAGCCGCGAGAGGAGCGCGTGCTTTTGGATGCGGCTATCCGAGAGGGGGTCGTGTTTACACCCGGCAGCGTTTACGGCGCCGAAGCGGGATGGCTGCGATTGACGTATTCATGGGAGCAGCCAGCTTCCATTCACGAGGGGATGCGGCGTCTCCAAAAGGCGATTCTAGCGGGTACGTGA
- a CDS encoding NfeD family protein, with the protein MGVLETIYIVCLACGVLYALAVLLFGHADWMSHHHAHLPVLQPILLVSGATAFGAAGYLLGRFTSLSDLVVVGLAVLIGIGLAVASYFLWVQPMSRAENSTGYTMSQLVGKLGEVCTTIPANGLGEVLVKMVSGTTFHMAASLDGEQIRQGSRVVVVEVRDHVLHVTGFPHDDAKKEEE; encoded by the coding sequence GTGGGAGTGCTCGAAACCATCTACATCGTCTGTCTGGCGTGCGGCGTCCTTTACGCATTGGCTGTGCTGCTCTTCGGTCATGCGGACTGGATGAGTCACCACCATGCCCACTTGCCCGTGCTGCAGCCTATTCTGCTCGTCAGCGGCGCGACGGCTTTTGGCGCGGCTGGCTATTTGCTAGGACGTTTTACTTCTTTATCTGATCTCGTGGTTGTGGGTCTGGCCGTTCTGATCGGGATCGGACTGGCAGTGGCCTCCTATTTCTTATGGGTGCAGCCGATGAGCCGGGCGGAAAATTCCACCGGATACACCATGAGTCAGCTGGTGGGAAAGCTGGGAGAGGTATGCACGACGATTCCGGCAAACGGACTGGGAGAGGTGCTGGTGAAGATGGTCAGTGGAACGACCTTTCACATGGCGGCATCGCTGGATGGCGAACAGATCCGGCAAGGGTCCCGCGTTGTCGTGGTAGAGGTGCGTGACCACGTCCTGCATGTCACTGGGTTTCCGCATGATGATGCCAAAAAAGAGGAGGAATAA
- a CDS encoding Nramp family divalent metal transporter, which produces MRTGSNATEAVQESSWRNAVSEPSLPEVHRSMKVPQKGSWIRKFLAFAGPGYLVAVGYMDPGNWATDIAGGSLFGYSLLSVIMLSNLMAILLQALAGKLGIVTGRDLAQACRDHYSKPVAMGLWVLCELAIAACDLAEVIGAAIALNLLFGIPLVYGVLITALDVLVVLFLQNKGFRYIESIVIGLIVTIGACFAFEMFWSQPEVKEILGGFIPTAEIIKNPEMLYIAIGILGATVMPHNLYLHSSIVQTRQYEQTTLGKREAIKYATADSTIALVFALGINAAILILSAATFHRAGMTQVAEIGDAYHLLAPLLGTTLGSILFGVALLAAGMNSTLTGTLAGQIVMEGFLNLRITPWLRRLITRMIAIIPAVIVTALYGESGTAQLLILSQVILSLQLSFAVIPLVKFTNDQKKMGEFVNAPWLKGLSWIVAFIIVVLNAYLLYQTLFG; this is translated from the coding sequence ATGAGAACGGGATCGAATGCGACAGAAGCTGTCCAAGAAAGCAGTTGGAGAAACGCGGTGTCAGAGCCGTCCTTGCCAGAAGTTCACCGGTCGATGAAGGTTCCTCAAAAAGGTTCTTGGATTCGCAAGTTCCTCGCGTTTGCCGGACCTGGATACCTCGTCGCAGTGGGATACATGGATCCGGGGAACTGGGCGACGGATATTGCGGGTGGGTCGCTGTTTGGGTACTCGCTGCTGTCCGTAATCATGCTGTCCAATCTGATGGCAATCTTGCTGCAGGCACTGGCAGGCAAGCTGGGGATCGTGACAGGGAGAGATTTGGCTCAGGCATGCCGGGATCATTACAGCAAACCCGTTGCCATGGGATTATGGGTATTGTGCGAGCTGGCGATTGCGGCTTGCGACCTCGCTGAGGTGATCGGCGCGGCGATCGCGCTGAACCTGCTGTTTGGCATTCCGCTCGTATACGGGGTGCTGATAACCGCATTGGACGTTCTTGTCGTCCTGTTTTTGCAAAACAAAGGTTTTCGCTACATCGAGTCGATCGTCATCGGTTTGATCGTGACCATTGGCGCGTGCTTTGCCTTTGAAATGTTTTGGTCTCAGCCAGAAGTGAAGGAAATCCTGGGTGGATTCATTCCGACTGCCGAGATCATCAAAAATCCGGAAATGCTCTATATCGCGATCGGGATTTTGGGAGCCACAGTCATGCCCCACAACCTGTATCTGCACTCGTCCATCGTACAGACACGGCAATACGAGCAAACCACACTGGGCAAGCGGGAAGCGATCAAGTATGCGACAGCGGATTCCACGATCGCTCTCGTCTTCGCTCTCGGCATCAACGCAGCGATTTTGATCCTGTCTGCCGCGACCTTTCACCGAGCCGGCATGACGCAGGTGGCAGAAATCGGTGATGCGTATCACCTGCTGGCGCCTCTTCTGGGAACGACGCTGGGAAGCATCCTGTTCGGGGTCGCCTTGCTGGCTGCAGGGATGAACTCCACGCTGACGGGTACGTTGGCTGGGCAGATTGTGATGGAAGGCTTCTTGAACCTGCGGATCACGCCATGGCTCAGAAGACTGATTACACGGATGATCGCCATCATTCCGGCCGTAATCGTGACGGCGCTGTATGGAGAGAGCGGAACGGCTCAATTGCTGATCCTCAGCCAGGTCATCTTGTCGCTTCAATTGTCCTTTGCGGTGATACCGTTGGTGAAGTTTACGAATGATCAAAAGAAAATGGGCGAGTTCGTCAATGCTCCTTGGTTGAAAGGATTGTCCTGGATCGTCGCGTTTATCATTGTGGTGCTGAATGCGTATCTGCTCTATCAAACTTTGTTTGGATAA